The following proteins come from a genomic window of Aequorivita marisscotiae:
- a CDS encoding diacylglycerol/lipid kinase family protein encodes MIHIHFIINPISGSGKNELSEAFLGNYFSQEKYSITTKISEYKRHAITLTAESIREEAQIIVACGGDGTINEVASALVNTGIPLGIIPMGSGNGLASNLKIPKQLEKAIGVILRNKYVSIDVGRVNDSYFFSNTGFGFDASVIKNYEESQRRSLLTYVTASLKSFKEYHRQDEIVIEINGTTQMVNPFLIFVSNSNVMGYGMSLTPKASLQDGLFDVVIVPKLPKLKMLVFGLLMLLKRPDFQKEVSCFQAKEIKLFKKSRGYFQSQIDGELVEIPSSSVDIDILQSSLIVLA; translated from the coding sequence TTGATCCATATCCATTTCATAATAAATCCAATTTCTGGATCGGGAAAGAACGAACTTTCTGAAGCCTTTTTGGGGAATTATTTTTCTCAGGAGAAATATTCAATCACCACTAAAATTTCAGAATATAAAAGGCATGCCATCACCCTTACAGCAGAATCCATAAGAGAAGAGGCCCAAATTATCGTGGCCTGTGGCGGGGATGGCACCATCAATGAGGTTGCCTCTGCTCTGGTGAATACGGGTATTCCCTTAGGTATTATTCCGATGGGCTCCGGCAATGGATTGGCCTCCAATCTGAAAATTCCGAAACAGTTGGAAAAGGCGATAGGGGTAATTCTAAGAAATAAATATGTTTCTATTGACGTGGGCCGTGTCAATGATTCCTATTTTTTCAGCAACACCGGTTTTGGCTTTGATGCCAGTGTTATCAAGAATTACGAAGAATCCCAACGCCGCTCGCTTTTAACTTATGTTACAGCTTCCCTAAAATCCTTTAAGGAATACCACAGACAGGACGAAATTGTAATTGAAATCAACGGTACCACTCAGATGGTAAATCCGTTTCTTATTTTCGTGTCAAACTCCAATGTGATGGGATACGGAATGAGCCTAACTCCCAAAGCATCTCTTCAAGACGGACTTTTTGACGTTGTGATTGTCCCCAAACTTCCCAAATTGAAAATGTTGGTTTTCGGTTTGCTAATGCTTCTCAAAAGACCCGATTTCCAAAAAGAAGTGAGCTGTTTCCAGGCTAAGGAAATAAAACTTTTCAAAAAGAGTAGGGGTTATTTCCAATCACAAATTGATGGGGAACTTGTGGAAATTCCCAGTTCGTCTGTTGATATCGATATTTTGCAATCTTCACTAATAGTCCTAGCTTAA
- a CDS encoding ATPase produces MKLETTFHPSTPHILIEGGVEFHLGTMKGDTILYDFPKMLRYLDAKGKLLFGKKFKIHEEDQEILYQLCSYFIKDEISCAKFNIDPTKGIMLSGPIGCGKTTLMKLLRHLVPHHRPYEIIPTRNIVFGFNNLGYSIIEQYGNSNFYCFDDLGVEPEGKHFGKDCNVMGEILLSRHELFLKNPVPERSRGVTHITTNLNAEEIEDRYGNRVRSRLREMVNVIGFDKTTKDKRK; encoded by the coding sequence ATGAAACTTGAAACCACATTCCACCCCTCCACCCCCCACATCCTCATTGAAGGTGGAGTAGAATTTCATTTGGGAACAATGAAAGGAGACACAATCCTATACGATTTCCCAAAGATGCTACGCTATCTGGATGCCAAAGGAAAATTGTTGTTCGGGAAAAAATTCAAGATTCACGAAGAAGACCAAGAAATTCTTTATCAGCTCTGCAGCTATTTTATAAAAGATGAAATCAGTTGTGCAAAATTCAATATCGATCCAACCAAAGGAATAATGCTCAGTGGTCCCATAGGCTGCGGCAAGACCACTCTGATGAAATTATTACGCCACCTCGTTCCCCATCATCGTCCCTATGAGATCATTCCTACTCGCAATATTGTTTTCGGCTTTAATAATCTAGGCTATTCAATAATCGAACAATACGGTAATAGTAATTTCTACTGTTTTGACGACCTAGGCGTAGAACCCGAAGGAAAGCACTTTGGCAAAGACTGTAATGTAATGGGAGAAATCCTCCTCTCACGTCACGAATTATTTCTAAAAAACCCGGTCCCCGAGCGGAGCCGAGGGGTAACTCACATAACCACAAACCTCAACGCCGAAGAAATCGAAGACCGCTACGGCAACCGAGTACGCAGCCGTCTCCGCGAAATGGTAAACGTAATAGGCTTCGACAAAACCACCAAAGACAAACGAAAATGA
- a CDS encoding helix-turn-helix domain-containing protein, with amino-acid sequence MPATIITTEDLMEFKLELFNEIKKLVEQLSAPSETKVYLKSAEVMEMLSISPGTLQNLRINGTLPYSKIGGIILYELKEIERVMEENKVSSY; translated from the coding sequence ATGCCAGCCACTATTATTACAACGGAAGATTTAATGGAATTTAAACTCGAACTCTTCAATGAAATTAAAAAATTAGTAGAGCAACTATCTGCTCCTTCAGAAACAAAAGTATATCTCAAATCTGCTGAGGTAATGGAAATGCTCTCCATCAGTCCAGGAACTTTGCAGAACCTCCGAATAAATGGTACACTACCCTACTCAAAAATTGGAGGAATTATTCTATATGAACTTAAAGAAATTGAACGGGTAATGGAAGAAAATAAAGTTTCAAGCTATTAA
- a CDS encoding RteC domain-containing protein yields MKYCNRIVANLERKIQKINSESKNVFEEIELGIFHSKKTLRKLRVKITTEGFLSPAEECLFFKTIKPKPLGYLIYYLMLATFQTNRPQNSNKKIKKHIENHIMLYQSYFMEHKAFYQYLERKRTDRDIEYFFRYNGIIKFHPDALSYCIDEGFSTSHDFIAAKIFAHKLLIERLNNELKNLNNPIIVEAPSITTNMNWTGTKSDLIELIYALHETGSINNGSTDIKDLADLFQQVLNIDLGEYYRTYIEIRSRKINQTKFLDRMKKNLEKKMADADQ; encoded by the coding sequence ATGAAATACTGTAACCGAATTGTAGCAAATTTGGAACGGAAAATTCAAAAAATAAATTCCGAATCCAAAAATGTCTTTGAGGAAATCGAATTGGGAATCTTTCACAGTAAAAAAACATTGAGAAAGCTACGTGTCAAAATCACAACTGAAGGTTTTTTATCTCCTGCAGAGGAATGCCTATTCTTTAAGACCATAAAACCAAAACCCCTGGGATACTTAATATATTATCTCATGCTGGCTACCTTTCAAACAAACCGGCCCCAAAACAGTAATAAAAAGATTAAAAAACATATAGAAAACCACATAATGCTATATCAAAGCTATTTTATGGAACATAAGGCGTTCTACCAGTATCTAGAACGCAAAAGAACGGATAGGGATATAGAATATTTTTTTCGTTACAACGGCATAATAAAGTTTCATCCAGATGCTTTATCCTATTGTATCGACGAAGGTTTTTCGACCTCCCACGATTTTATTGCAGCAAAAATTTTCGCACATAAGTTGCTTATCGAAAGACTCAATAATGAGTTGAAAAATCTAAATAATCCTATTATCGTAGAAGCTCCTTCCATAACAACAAATATGAACTGGACAGGAACAAAATCAGATTTAATTGAATTAATTTACGCACTCCACGAAACGGGAAGTATCAACAACGGCAGTACAGATATAAAAGACTTGGCAGACCTATTTCAGCAAGTTTTAAATATTGACCTTGGTGAATACTACCGCACCTACATAGAAATTCGCTCCCGCAAAATCAACCAAACCAAATTCCTGGACCGAATGAAAAAAAATCTAGAGAAAAAAATGGCCGATGCCGATCAATAA
- a CDS encoding LytR/AlgR family response regulator transcription factor, producing the protein MTVLITIFTISDDSKLGDYMTEFCLNSSDYKMVGKSMDLCFSLASLMTYDPNIILLDLDILDIDFQEENILNNRFFKSACLVGLTSDYKRAFYALKKGFTDVRMKPYSREALFEALSICRNQISKEDRILTVSSPKEAYYIRVSDILYFKADNNNVDIHLKDGRILPVFNSLKHFENRLSAPFVRIQKSYIINASQIFRINRCKHFIMLKKRKERIPFSEKYLNNMEVLERLIGTRSF; encoded by the coding sequence ATGACAGTTTTGATAACCATCTTCACAATATCCGACGATTCAAAACTTGGCGATTATATGACGGAATTTTGTTTAAATTCTTCGGATTATAAAATGGTGGGCAAATCAATGGATTTGTGTTTTTCTTTGGCGTCTTTAATGACTTATGATCCAAATATTATACTGCTGGATTTGGATATTTTAGACATTGACTTTCAAGAAGAAAATATTCTGAACAATAGGTTTTTTAAGAGTGCTTGTCTTGTAGGTCTGACTTCTGATTATAAAAGGGCATTTTATGCTCTAAAAAAGGGGTTTACTGATGTTAGAATGAAGCCTTACTCAAGGGAAGCATTATTTGAAGCTTTATCAATCTGCAGAAATCAAATTAGCAAGGAAGACAGGATTCTGACAGTTTCCTCACCGAAGGAGGCGTACTATATTCGTGTATCGGACATTCTTTATTTCAAAGCAGATAACAACAATGTTGATATCCATTTAAAAGATGGGAGGATACTACCTGTTTTTAATTCCCTTAAGCATTTTGAAAATAGACTTTCGGCTCCCTTTGTGCGAATTCAAAAGAGCTATATAATAAATGCATCCCAGATCTTTAGGATTAACCGTTGTAAGCATTTTATAATGCTAAAAAAGAGAAAGGAGCGGATTCCTTTTTCGGAGAAATATTTAAATAATATGGAAGTTTTGGAACGCTTAATAGGAACTCGTTCATTTTAA
- a CDS encoding tetratricopeptide repeat-containing sensor histidine kinase codes for MKAYPSFLIRGIAVVTLSTFILNCNERSSGVVPATTKIDSLLVKAKDPRLIPEERLKNLRTAYHQNTLAKDDSVRMVYYSKISYLAASQSDTALFLDSGKKGLLLAKKRNDTLVLGNVHWNYGIYYLERNKLDSSYFHYRKAYRFFQESNDYYAGKMLYNMAFISGRLKEYTASENLLYLAIALFEKDKKYTQLYLCYNHLGVVHKNLGEYDEALRNYDTALNYWQKTTRRPIYYFDTQNNIGMVYQKTGNQKEAIEAFDRVVSNKEIGSLDPALYARILDNRAMSLLLLGEFGTLPSPFYKALQLRDSIGNKEGLVMSYVHLSQYYLVVGDTVNARANAETAFDLANKIDLKRDALNALLLLAKTNTEERNFYLKKHISLTKELNQDERKVRNKFARIHYETDSYIHRAERLERTRLWIVIGSIFLITILILIVVLLRQRSKNKALEFEVKQQQADEQIYLLTLKEIASIEKGKLEERRRISEELHDGILARILGIRLNWERLKLEGDREVLEAHWKLLNHLDLVEREIRRISHDLQNEIMLSDTRFIRWMEQLIKERADSGGFEYEYYADPSVDWEGFDDYFKTNIYRILEEALQNCIKHSEAKLVCVSLRKEGDFVVLKISDTGKGFTSSIRTNGIGLRNMKSRTKKLKGIFNISSEVGKGTDITVTIPNNDKL; via the coding sequence TTGAAAGCGTATCCTTCTTTTCTTATTCGCGGCATAGCAGTAGTTACTTTAAGCACATTCATTTTAAATTGTAATGAAAGATCTTCTGGAGTTGTGCCAGCTACGACAAAAATAGATTCACTTCTTGTTAAGGCAAAGGATCCAAGATTAATACCTGAAGAAAGATTGAAAAATCTAAGAACTGCCTATCACCAAAATACTTTGGCTAAAGATGATAGTGTTCGAATGGTTTATTATAGCAAAATTTCATATTTGGCTGCTTCCCAAAGTGATACTGCGCTTTTTTTAGATTCCGGTAAAAAGGGACTATTATTGGCCAAAAAGCGGAATGATACCCTCGTCTTAGGAAATGTTCATTGGAATTATGGAATTTATTATTTGGAGAGAAATAAACTTGACAGCAGCTATTTTCATTACCGGAAGGCATACAGGTTTTTTCAAGAAAGCAATGATTATTATGCTGGAAAAATGCTATATAATATGGCTTTTATCAGTGGGCGATTGAAAGAGTACACTGCAAGCGAAAATTTATTATACCTAGCCATTGCTCTTTTTGAAAAAGACAAGAAGTACACTCAATTATATTTATGCTATAACCATTTGGGGGTAGTCCATAAAAATTTAGGGGAATATGATGAGGCACTTCGGAATTATGATACTGCTCTAAATTATTGGCAAAAAACAACACGCAGACCAATTTACTATTTTGACACCCAAAATAATATTGGGATGGTATATCAGAAAACAGGAAATCAAAAAGAAGCCATAGAGGCATTTGATCGCGTTGTTTCCAATAAAGAGATAGGAAGCTTGGACCCTGCATTATATGCCAGGATTTTGGATAATAGGGCTATGAGCTTACTATTATTAGGGGAATTTGGAACCTTGCCTAGTCCGTTTTACAAAGCATTACAGTTACGCGATAGTATTGGAAATAAAGAAGGTCTTGTGATGAGCTACGTCCATCTTTCACAATATTACTTGGTAGTAGGAGATACAGTAAATGCTAGAGCTAATGCTGAAACTGCTTTTGATTTGGCAAATAAAATTGATTTAAAGCGGGACGCTTTGAATGCTCTTTTACTTTTAGCGAAAACGAATACTGAGGAGCGTAACTTTTATTTGAAAAAACATATATCGTTAACTAAAGAATTGAATCAAGATGAAAGGAAGGTTCGAAATAAATTTGCCAGGATACACTATGAAACCGATAGCTATATCCATCGAGCCGAAAGACTGGAACGAACACGATTGTGGATAGTTATTGGCAGTATTTTTTTGATAACAATTTTGATTTTGATTGTAGTGCTTCTTAGGCAACGATCTAAAAATAAGGCATTGGAGTTTGAGGTTAAGCAGCAACAAGCGGATGAACAGATTTATTTACTGACATTAAAGGAAATAGCAAGTATTGAGAAGGGGAAGCTTGAGGAAAGACGCAGAATTTCGGAAGAGCTACACGATGGGATTCTAGCAAGAATTTTAGGGATTAGATTGAATTGGGAGCGTTTAAAGCTAGAAGGGGATAGGGAGGTTTTAGAAGCGCATTGGAAGTTGCTTAATCATTTAGATTTGGTGGAAAGAGAAATTAGAAGAATTAGCCACGACTTACAAAATGAGATTATGCTGAGTGATACACGATTTATTCGATGGATGGAACAGTTGATTAAAGAGAGGGCCGATAGTGGCGGTTTTGAATATGAATATTATGCAGATCCTAGCGTAGATTGGGAGGGTTTTGATGATTATTTTAAAACCAATATTTATAGAATTTTGGAGGAGGCGTTACAAAATTGCATAAAACATTCGGAAGCCAAACTAGTTTGTGTTTCCCTTAGAAAAGAAGGTGATTTTGTTGTATTGAAAATAAGTGATACTGGAAAAGGTTTCACGAGTTCCATACGCACAAATGGGATTGGTTTGCGCAATATGAAATCCCGGACAAAAAAGTTAAAAGGGATATTTAATATTTCCAGTGAAGTAGGAAAGGGGACGGATATCACCGTAACAATTCCAAATAATGATAAATTATGA
- a CDS encoding response regulator — protein sequence MNPKNLNTIIIDDHPLLIEAYRNSLMDIEAANDALNFTISEANSCDSALELLDRIQSTGQHIDLVFLDIKIPESKDGTHLSGEDIGLEIRARFPNSKIIIATTFNNNYRIHTIFKSINPDGFLIKGDISTGILLPAILDVLSDPPFYSKSVLKSLRKSVSHDFLLDKWDRMLLYELSQGIKMKELPEILPFSIAAIEKRKRHIKLLFDIEEADDRQLLLKARELGFI from the coding sequence ATGAACCCAAAAAATTTAAATACTATAATTATAGATGACCATCCATTGCTTATTGAAGCTTATAGAAATTCTTTAATGGATATTGAGGCAGCTAATGATGCATTGAACTTTACTATTTCGGAAGCAAATAGTTGCGATTCGGCGTTGGAACTTCTTGACAGGATACAGTCTACAGGACAGCATATCGATTTGGTATTTTTGGACATAAAAATTCCAGAGTCGAAAGATGGGACTCATTTATCTGGAGAAGATATTGGTTTAGAGATTAGAGCGCGTTTTCCAAATTCAAAGATAATTATAGCCACTACGTTTAACAATAATTACAGAATACACACCATTTTTAAAAGCATTAATCCAGATGGTTTTTTAATCAAGGGGGATATTAGTACGGGCATTTTATTACCAGCAATTCTAGATGTTTTGAGTGATCCTCCTTTCTACAGTAAAAGTGTACTGAAATCCTTGCGGAAATCTGTAAGTCATGATTTTTTACTTGATAAATGGGATAGGATGTTATTGTATGAACTTTCGCAAGGCATAAAAATGAAAGAGCTACCTGAAATCTTACCCTTTTCTATTGCGGCCATCGAAAAAAGGAAACGGCATATAAAATTACTTTTCGATATAGAAGAAGCTGATGATCGACAACTTTTATTAAAGGCCCGGGAGCTTGGGTTTATTTGA
- a CDS encoding MauE/DoxX family redox-associated membrane protein produces MTFVKSILIFLKKHFVGGVSYLFVLLFVYAAVSKALDFETFTVQLAQSPLLSAYAAIVAWAVPGLEILIAVLLNIPKYRIPALYASFTLMIMFTAYIYIILNFSEFIPCSCGGVLEKLSWTQHLIFNIVFIILAGVAIFFTAQRNIKKTLLLHATLAIFGVAAVTLLFAFSEKKMHRNNAFQRRYPHHPANEIHKLDLEFNSYYFGGFNQDSLYLGNASAPMHLLALDRDRLDTIHRVLTISNPNLAFRYLQTHVDSSTVYSMDGTVPVIFQGDLANLNGMQQPFKIPQFINAVPIKGKAFVFRAFDAQTGGNIIGQFSLDAETKIEYYPNILQAKGDVFFDTDGILLYNKLLQKALYVYFYRNEYDVANRDFSLDYRGRTIDTISVAQLDVRTIETKNEKKLGKNPIRVNLQAATHGKYLFIQSDRLGKYESEKMLKGASIIDVYNLQSKTYDFSFYLYHPGLEKLKEFRVDGLTLYALVDHYLIEYHLDNTLFKMDSKI; encoded by the coding sequence ATGACCTTTGTAAAATCCATATTGATATTTCTGAAAAAGCACTTCGTAGGTGGAGTATCTTATTTATTTGTCTTGTTGTTTGTTTATGCTGCAGTAAGTAAAGCTTTGGATTTTGAGACTTTTACGGTGCAATTGGCGCAGTCGCCGCTCCTCAGTGCTTACGCTGCCATTGTAGCTTGGGCAGTTCCAGGTCTGGAAATACTTATTGCTGTTTTACTAAACATTCCAAAATATAGAATCCCAGCCCTTTATGCCTCCTTTACCTTAATGATTATGTTTACGGCCTATATCTATATCATTCTTAATTTCTCCGAATTTATTCCCTGCTCCTGTGGCGGGGTACTCGAAAAACTTAGCTGGACACAACACCTTATTTTTAATATTGTTTTTATAATCCTGGCGGGAGTGGCGATCTTTTTTACTGCGCAAAGGAATATCAAAAAGACCTTGCTTTTGCATGCCACCCTTGCCATTTTTGGTGTTGCTGCCGTCACGCTGTTGTTTGCGTTTTCGGAGAAGAAGATGCATCGGAACAATGCGTTTCAGCGGAGGTATCCGCATCATCCCGCCAATGAAATCCATAAATTGGACTTGGAATTCAACTCCTATTATTTTGGAGGGTTTAATCAGGACAGCCTATATCTGGGAAATGCTTCCGCTCCAATGCATTTATTGGCCCTTGATCGAGACCGGCTTGATACAATACATCGGGTCCTTACAATTTCAAATCCCAATCTTGCCTTTCGCTATCTGCAAACCCATGTAGATTCTAGTACCGTCTATAGTATGGATGGCACTGTTCCTGTAATTTTTCAAGGAGACCTAGCAAATTTAAATGGTATGCAGCAACCTTTTAAAATCCCACAATTTATAAATGCTGTACCCATTAAGGGAAAAGCCTTTGTTTTCCGGGCCTTTGATGCCCAAACAGGGGGAAATATTATTGGTCAGTTTAGTTTGGATGCCGAAACAAAAATCGAATACTATCCAAATATCCTGCAGGCCAAGGGAGATGTCTTCTTTGATACAGATGGTATATTGCTATACAACAAGCTACTTCAAAAGGCACTTTATGTGTATTTCTACAGAAATGAATATGATGTAGCCAACCGCGATTTTTCGTTGGATTACCGAGGCCGAACCATAGACACCATATCAGTGGCACAACTGGATGTAAGAACAATTGAAACAAAGAATGAAAAGAAGCTAGGGAAAAATCCTATTAGAGTAAATCTTCAAGCGGCCACGCACGGAAAATATCTTTTTATACAGAGTGATCGGTTAGGTAAATATGAATCTGAAAAGATGCTAAAGGGTGCTTCTATTATAGATGTTTATAATCTGCAATCAAAAACTTATGACTTCAGTTTTTATCTATACCATCCTGGATTAGAAAAGCTCAAGGAGTTTAGGGTTGATGGTTTAACCCTCTATGCGCTGGTGGATCATTACCTCATTGAATACCATTTGGATAACACGTTATTTAAAATGGATTCAAAAATTTAA
- a CDS encoding DUF6520 family protein, with product MKQMRKKWLLPILAFAIAIGGAFATNIESTESAVPIGYATLQKPCDTQVSCSTIPNPVCRAPGGQQAWGKNNPTDGHCPNLLFMP from the coding sequence ATGAAACAGATGAGAAAAAAATGGTTATTGCCAATTTTGGCTTTTGCCATAGCTATTGGTGGCGCTTTTGCGACCAATATCGAATCGACGGAAAGTGCAGTGCCAATCGGCTATGCTACTTTACAGAAACCTTGTGATACGCAAGTATCTTGTTCGACCATTCCAAATCCAGTATGTCGGGCACCAGGAGGACAGCAAGCGTGGGGTAAGAATAACCCTACTGATGGACATTGTCCAAACTTACTTTTTATGCCCTAA
- a CDS encoding S9 family peptidase yields the protein MKLLLPNRLLWISRKVIFFIFFLSACSFWGQVDSKSGQSPINDPRWHTMVPQQIAADGKWTSYSLYYPKQADTLFLLNTQTRKKFEIPNGVYHRFSNDSKWFFAIDSKKRLNSIDLKAENHSYTPNVSTYKITDDSKYLAYLEDTEAAKGKTLFLKQLDKGASLPMENVTDFIFNKSGSRLAYVVKDKEESQLIVRNLAHKRDILLARSKNDYDNITWATTGNGLAFYERFSDNTILHWIADLNNPTIIKKFDPKKVGLKISEITSETLYISPDLKTVFFYGSQGKTTSAETAKDNDPATVEIWNTKDEFLYPAYKKIKKNLENPDVLVSWNPNSGFWQFLGDSLHSKTILGKDAKFAYATTNKNAFIPANDQAIASDILIYNLESKKEKRVMGKPHDLEFHVSPYGDFMVYFKEGNWWCYNAKTQQHTNLTKDIFIDFTNKNARTFPAPSYGLPGWSLDGTQVFLYDEFDVWAIDLYNQKAERITNGRKEKTVYRFYTLLASPYRNIEGLRSHAPTFDLKEGVVFNARNLGDERTGYFTFNSNEGLREIIFGNSLFSNLRLADNGTTVVYTEERYDLPPRLIYKNLSSKEPSILFQSNSQRFEYNWGKSELVSFQTEKDSLKGVLYYPSNFDPKKKYPMIVHYYEEWSHKLNNFIFPSNEVEYGFNIANYTSQDYFVFSPDIVYEIGNPGMSMVECITAGVDKVLELPFIDSKKMGAYGHSWGGYETMFLITQTDMFATAVAGAGFSDLRSFYFSMAWLWDVPQSWRFEKFSIRFGKGYFDEPNAYESNSPINFTENIKTPFLSWTGEQDTNANWEQTVAFFLALRKLNKEHIMLLYRNEGHVMANQKNALDLTEKINQWFDFYLKDLPPPAWITETH from the coding sequence ATGAAACTCCTTCTCCCCAATAGATTACTTTGGATTAGCAGAAAAGTAATTTTTTTCATTTTTTTCCTATCGGCCTGCTCCTTCTGGGGGCAGGTGGATAGTAAATCTGGACAGTCGCCCATTAATGACCCTAGATGGCACACCATGGTGCCCCAGCAAATAGCGGCCGATGGAAAATGGACTTCCTATTCACTTTATTACCCAAAACAAGCCGATACACTTTTCCTTTTGAATACACAGACAAGAAAGAAATTTGAAATCCCCAATGGCGTTTACCACCGATTTTCAAATGATTCAAAATGGTTCTTTGCAATTGATTCCAAAAAGAGGCTAAACTCCATTGACCTTAAGGCTGAAAACCATAGCTATACCCCTAATGTATCCACCTATAAAATTACGGACGATTCCAAATATCTTGCCTATTTGGAAGACACGGAAGCCGCTAAAGGAAAAACATTATTTCTAAAGCAACTGGATAAAGGCGCTTCCCTACCAATGGAAAATGTTACCGATTTTATATTTAATAAAAGCGGAAGTCGTCTTGCATACGTGGTAAAAGACAAAGAAGAAAGCCAACTAATTGTGAGGAACTTAGCTCACAAAAGGGACATCCTTCTCGCCCGCAGTAAAAATGACTATGATAATATTACTTGGGCAACTACGGGGAATGGACTTGCATTTTATGAAAGGTTTTCAGATAATACCATCCTCCATTGGATAGCGGATTTAAATAACCCGACAATTATCAAAAAGTTTGACCCCAAAAAAGTAGGTCTAAAAATTTCTGAAATTACTTCGGAAACCCTATATATTTCGCCAGACTTAAAGACAGTATTCTTTTATGGCTCCCAAGGCAAAACCACGTCTGCCGAAACAGCTAAAGACAATGATCCGGCAACAGTGGAAATCTGGAATACCAAGGATGAATTTTTATATCCTGCTTATAAGAAAATTAAAAAAAATCTTGAAAATCCGGATGTATTGGTTTCTTGGAATCCCAATTCTGGATTTTGGCAGTTTTTGGGCGATAGCCTGCATAGCAAAACAATTTTAGGAAAAGATGCAAAATTCGCCTATGCCACTACCAATAAAAATGCCTTTATTCCAGCAAATGATCAAGCAATTGCTTCCGATATTTTAATCTATAATTTGGAATCAAAAAAGGAAAAAAGGGTAATGGGAAAGCCCCATGATTTGGAGTTCCACGTTTCCCCTTATGGCGATTTTATGGTGTATTTCAAGGAAGGTAATTGGTGGTGCTACAATGCTAAAACGCAACAGCATACCAACCTAACAAAAGATATTTTTATAGATTTCACTAATAAAAATGCACGAACCTTCCCCGCTCCTTCCTACGGTTTGCCCGGTTGGTCCCTTGATGGAACACAAGTATTCCTGTATGATGAATTTGACGTTTGGGCAATAGATCTATATAATCAAAAGGCGGAAAGGATAACTAATGGAAGAAAAGAGAAAACCGTATATAGATTTTACACCCTCTTGGCAAGTCCGTATCGAAACATTGAAGGCTTGCGTTCCCATGCCCCAACTTTCGATCTAAAGGAAGGGGTCGTTTTCAACGCCAGAAATCTGGGTGATGAGCGAACTGGGTATTTTACCTTTAATAGCAATGAGGGATTAAGGGAAATAATTTTTGGAAATAGCCTTTTCTCCAACTTGCGGCTTGCCGACAATGGTACGACCGTTGTTTATACTGAGGAACGGTATGACTTGCCGCCACGGTTGATTTATAAAAACTTGAGTTCGAAGGAGCCCTCTATTTTATTTCAGTCCAATTCACAGCGCTTTGAATATAATTGGGGAAAATCAGAATTAGTTTCCTTTCAAACCGAAAAGGATAGTTTAAAGGGTGTTTTGTATTATCCTTCCAATTTTGACCCTAAAAAAAAGTACCCTATGATTGTTCATTATTATGAGGAATGGTCCCATAAATTAAACAATTTCATATTCCCATCCAATGAGGTCGAGTATGGGTTTAATATTGCAAATTATACCTCTCAGGATTATTTTGTTTTCAGTCCCGATATTGTGTATGAAATCGGTAATCCGGGAATGTCTATGGTTGAATGTATTACGGCGGGGGTCGATAAAGTGTTGGAGCTCCCATTTATAGATTCAAAAAAAATGGGCGCCTATGGGCATTCGTGGGGTGGTTATGAAACCATGTTCCTGATAACCCAAACAGATATGTTTGCTACAGCTGTGGCCGGAGCAGGATTTAGCGATTTGCGAAGTTTTTATTTCTCAATGGCATGGTTGTGGGACGTGCCACAATCTTGGCGCTTTGAAAAGTTTAGCATCCGGTTTGGCAAAGGTTATTTTGATGAACCCAATGCCTATGAATCAAATTCTCCCATTAATTTTACGGAAAACATTAAAACTCCTTTTTTAAGTTGGACCGGGGAGCAGGACACCAATGCAAATTGGGAACAGACAGTAGCATTTTTTCTCGCCCTGCGAAAACTGAATAAAGAACATATTATGTTGTTATATAGGAATGAAGGACATGTAATGGCTAACCAAAAAAATGCGCTGGATTTAACGGAAAAAATAAATCAATGGTTCGATTTCTATTTAAAGGATTTACCTCCTCCCGCTTGGATTACGGAAACGCATTAA